Genomic segment of Parageobacillus genomosp. 1:
AAATGGAAAACATCACAGCCATGATTGAATTAGCGGACCAGCTTGCCAAAGGAGGAGAGCATTATGCAGCAACATGAAATCCGACATTTTGTCGAGCGGTATTTCCGCGCCAATGAATGCGCGATTCTTGAAGCGAATGATGAATATATGACGGTGCAGCTGACCATCGAAATGGACAAAGAGTTAATGAACCGGCCGTTTTATTGGCATTATATCGAACGGACCGGCGGCACGCCGCAGCCGATGCAGCTGACGCTGATTACAAAACAAACGGAAAAAACAAAATCTTTGCAAGGAGAACGGCTGCATTTCGGCTCGCCGCGATTGCACCAAATTTTCCGCTCCGCGCAAAAGCGCGGCAGCTTCATCCGCCTTTATGAAGAGCCCGATGCTCTCCAGCACACGCACCTTCCGCTCCATCCTTGGCTTGGCTTAAACGTAAAAATTTCCTATCAATGCGATCGAAAAAAAGACCAAATTTTATCGCTCGGCTTGCACTTAATTAGCGGAACGATTATCGAGCAATTTCACGAGCTTCTGCAAAAACGGAAGCTCACACCGAAAATTCCTGATTACTGTTTTACGATTTCACCGCTCATCAAACCGAAAAGCGGAATCGGTCGTTTGGAGCAATATATTCGCAGCCGCATTGCCGCGGACGATCATACATGGGCGGAAAAAGCAAAAGAACGATGGATGGAAGATTTGGCGCTTCTCGACCACTTTTATGAAGGAGTAGAAGAGAAGCCGGAATGTTATTATATCGAAAAAGAAGCGCTGGAACAGCAGTACAAACCACGCATTATCGTTTCCGTTATTAACGGCGGGATGTTTTATTTGCTTCCCCGCTCTTGATCATTATATAAAAAGGAGCGCCTCTCTATTGAGAGCGCTCCTTTAAGAATGGCGCCGAAACAAAAGGCGAAGGGAAAGGGGAAGCATTCCGAACCAGCGATAAGCCAGCGGCGGTTTTTCTTGTTTTCGCTGCATTCGTCTCTTTTTTCGCTCTTCCTTCGGCAAATCCATATAAGCGACCAATTGCTGGGTGACAAACTTTACATAATCGTTTGCCGCCATCAATGCCACCCCCTTTTTTATTATCCTTTCCATTGCTGTCATTTTTTAATCATGGCACGTCATTCTCCGTCCACTCGATAATATCGAGTGACGGAAACGATACGAGAAAAGTGGCGCTATAGCGGATGCCGCCGCTGGAATAGGCGGAAATCGTCGCTTGGATTGTGGTTTCATCTATCTTCTTCCACTGATAATCCGCTTTTCCAATCGGATACAAAAATGTCCCTTCCTTTTCTTGCTGTAAAGGGGAAGACGCCATCTGTTTTTTGACGTCAAAAACAGCCATCTGCATAATGGACTCCACTTCAAAAGATTGTTGCTCGTACTTCATCGTTTCCATTTCCACCTCATACAGCGCGAGAACGTGACCAAGCATAAGAAGAAGGAAAAACGAGACCACGACTGTGAGCGGAAAAATGACACCGCTTTGCTTGCGCATGCGCACCGCCACCTTGCTAAAAAAGTCGGGAAAGAAACGCCTCATACGTTTTTCCGTCCGTTGCCGTGACATGAAGAAAAATTCCGTTATTTGTCGTGGTATAGGCAACACTCTTAA
This window contains:
- a CDS encoding YqzE family protein, whose protein sequence is MAANDYVKFVTQQLVAYMDLPKEERKKRRMQRKQEKPPLAYRWFGMLPLSLRLLFRRHS
- a CDS encoding YqhG family protein, with amino-acid sequence MQQHEIRHFVERYFRANECAILEANDEYMTVQLTIEMDKELMNRPFYWHYIERTGGTPQPMQLTLITKQTEKTKSLQGERLHFGSPRLHQIFRSAQKRGSFIRLYEEPDALQHTHLPLHPWLGLNVKISYQCDRKKDQILSLGLHLISGTIIEQFHELLQKRKLTPKIPDYCFTISPLIKPKSGIGRLEQYIRSRIAADDHTWAEKAKERWMEDLALLDHFYEGVEEKPECYYIEKEALEQQYKPRIIVSVINGGMFYLLPRS
- the comGG gene encoding competence type IV pilus minor pilin ComGG produces the protein MRKQSGVIFPLTVVVSFFLLLMLGHVLALYEVEMETMKYEQQSFEVESIMQMAVFDVKKQMASSPLQQEKEGTFLYPIGKADYQWKKIDETTIQATISAYSSGGIRYSATFLVSFPSLDIIEWTENDVP